The DNA sequence CATGCCTAAGACCATCGCCTTCCTGCCGCTGACCGACACCCTTCGCCCGGTGCCGTTCCAGCAGCAGCCCGGCCGACCGTGGAGGCCGACGCTTCCCACGTCGTGACCGCCGCGCTCGTCGCGGGACTGCTCGCGGGCTATGGCATCGCCATCCCCGTCGGCGCGGTCGCGACCTACCTCGTCTCCCTCACCGCCCGCACGTCCCTGCGGACCGGCATCTGCGCCGCGCTGGGCGTGGCGACCGCCGACGGGCTGTACGCCCTCGTCGCCACCCTCGGCGGCTCCGCACTGGCCGCCGCTCTGCGTCCGGTGCTGGTGCCGCTGCGCTGGGCCTCCGCCCTGGTGCTGGCTGCCCTCGCGGTACGGGGCGCGGTGACCGCCGTACGCCAGTACCGCGACCACCGGCTCGCCACCGCCCGCGCCACGCCTCCTCCCCCGAGCCCGGCGCGCGCCTACCTGGCGCTGCTCGGCATCACGATGCTCAACCCGACCACCGTGATCTACTTCGCGGCCCTCGTCCTCGGCACCCGTGCGACGGGCCCCGTGCAGCCCCTGGACCAGAGCGTTTTCGTCCTGGCCGCGTTCGCCGCGTCGGCGAGCTGGCAGCTGCTGCTCGCCGGGGGCGGGGCGCTGCTGGGGCGGATGCTGACGGGGCTGCGCGGGCGGCTGGTGACGGCGCTGGTGTCGAGCGGCGTGATCCTGGCGTTGGGCGTGCGCATGCTGGTGTAGTCGCCGCAGGATGAATCTTGCACGCAACGGTGTTGCAGCACGACGTCAGTCAGTACCAGGACACGACGATGGGACCGATGCCATGCCTCTTGACGGCGAGTACGAGCCCAGCCCCACCAAATGGGTCCGCGATCAGGTGGAGTTGTACGAGAACTCCGGCGGCACCGAGGGCACGACCCTGATGAACACGGGGCTGCCCGTCATCCTTCTCACGACCCGGGGCGCCAAAAGCGGAAAGATCCGCAAGACGCCGCTCATGCGCGTCGAGCACGACGGCCGGTATGCCGCGGTGGCCTCGCTGGGCGGGGCGCCCAAGCACCCGGTCTGGTACCACAACGTCAAGGGCGACCCCCATGTGGAGCTCCAGGACGGCCCGGTGAAGCGGGACATGAAGGCCCGCGAAATCACCGGTGCGGAGAAGGACGAGTGGTGGGAGCGGGCCGTGGAGGCGTACCCGCCGTACGCCGAGTACCAGCAGAAGA is a window from the Streptomyces sp. NBC_00299 genome containing:
- a CDS encoding nitroreductase family deazaflavin-dependent oxidoreductase, producing the protein MPLDGEYEPSPTKWVRDQVELYENSGGTEGTTLMNTGLPVILLTTRGAKSGKIRKTPLMRVEHDGRYAAVASLGGAPKHPVWYHNVKGDPHVELQDGPVKRDMKAREITGAEKDEWWERAVEAYPPYAEYQQKTDRVIPVFVLEPLDQD
- a CDS encoding LysE family transporter, with amino-acid sequence MTAALVAGLLAGYGIAIPVGAVATYLVSLTARTSLRTGICAALGVATADGLYALVATLGGSALAAALRPVLVPLRWASALVLAALAVRGAVTAVRQYRDHRLATARATPPPPSPARAYLALLGITMLNPTTVIYFAALVLGTRATGPVQPLDQSVFVLAAFAASASWQLLLAGGGALLGRMLTGLRGRLVTALVSSGVILALGVRMLV